A stretch of DNA from Streptomyces venezuelae:
GGCCGCGGCGAGCAGTTCCGCCCGGTCCTCCGCAGAGAGGACCTCCGCGTTCGTGCTGCGCAGCGAGCTCACCGCGGCCGGGGCCCCGGCCGGCGGGGTGCGCAGGTCGTGGCCGACGGCGCGCACTGAGGCAGTGCAGAGACCTCACCGAGGCGATGGGCGGCAACCTGGACATCGTTGCCGTGCCCCGTCTTCTCCGTGACGCTCATCCTGCCGGTCGCGGACGACCGCGCGCCGATGAGCCGGCCGTCGATGTGGAGGGGGTGGCCCGTGCACGGGTGAGTGCCGGCGTACGAGGAGCGGGGCGGCGTCACAGTCCGTACGCCGCCCCGCTCTTGCCGGGCTATTTCGTGTCGAGGTCCCGGCGGCGGAAGCCCTCCAGGCCGAGCCAGACCAGCCCCGCAGCCACGAGGGTGAGGACCGCCATCGGCGTCCAGTCCATCCCGGCGGCGGGCAGTCGCGGCACATGGCCGAACGGGGACAGGTTGTTCACCCATCCGGGGAACTGCAACAGCTGTCCCAGATAGCCGATCGCGAACGCGCTCACCGGTACCACCCATGCGACGGCGGCGGCCCGCGGGAACCAGCCGTGCAGCGCCGCCGTGACGCCCACCGTCACCCACAGGGCCGGGGCATAGGCGAGGGCCGCGCCCACCAGCTTCAGGAAGAGCCCGCCGTCACCGGTCGAGCCGGCGCCGGAGATCCCCAGGCCAATACCGGAGACCAGCAGCAGGAGGGTGCCGCCCGCCATCGCGACCGCGAGGTGGCTCCCCAGCCAGCCGGCCCGGGAGAGGCCGGTGGCGAGGACGGGTTCGGCGCGTCCGGCGGTCTCCTCCGCGCGCGCCCGCAAGGCGGCGATGACCGCGTACACGGCGACGACCACGGCCACGATCGACATGACCATCGCCGCGAAGGACTCCGCGACGGTGGCTCCGCCGAGCCGCTTCAGCGCGTCCTGCACCTGCTCGATGTCCTTGAGCATGTCCTCGGCATCGCCGAGGATCGAGCCGTACATCGTACCGAGCAGGAAGACGCCGACACCGAACCCGATGAGCAGGCCGCGGTGCAGCCGCAACGCGAAACCGAAGGGCCGCGACAGCGCCTCGGAAGCCGCCGCCGGGCCTGTGCGGGCAGCCCGCAGGCCGGCGCCCACATCCCGGCGGGTGCTCAGGCGGAAGCCCACGGCCGTGCATGCCCCCGCGAGC
This window harbors:
- a CDS encoding ABC transporter permease — encoded protein: MTTTTASPAPARARAAEGGRVFAGAGTLLRFNLRRDRIRIPVWVFALFVASAGTANNVKTLYPTAADRASIARSSDTPAVLAMTGPRHYLEDYTFGAMLGHRMLGIAAVLVALMSVLIVTRHTRAEEETGRAELVRSAVVGRHAHLAAALATAAVANLGLALLLAVGLGGMGIEGIGFGGALLYGLAHASVGLVFAGVAAITVQLTAHSRGASGMALAAIGAAFALRASGDVGNQALSWFSPIGWAQRTYVFVDDRWWPLLLSLVLAGACTAVGFRLSTRRDVGAGLRAARTGPAAASEALSRPFGFALRLHRGLLIGFGVGVFLLGTMYGSILGDAEDMLKDIEQVQDALKRLGGATVAESFAAMVMSIVAVVVAVYAVIAALRARAEETAGRAEPVLATGLSRAGWLGSHLAVAMAGGTLLLLVSGIGLGISGAGSTGDGGLFLKLVGAALAYAPALWVTVGVTAALHGWFPRAAAVAWVVPVSAFAIGYLGQLLQFPGWVNNLSPFGHVPRLPAAGMDWTPMAVLTLVAAGLVWLGLEGFRRRDLDTK